In the genome of Orcinus orca chromosome 13, mOrcOrc1.1, whole genome shotgun sequence, the window GCCTCATCTCTCCCCACCCGACGTTAAGCCCGGCCTCCGGGCTCCTCCGGCTTCTCCTGCGCTGGACACTGCCTCGGCCTTCAAAGGCCCCTACGCTCCATGGGAGCTGCTCTCAGCCGGGGCGCCAGGGAGCTGTGGGTCACAGGGAGGCTACCAGGGCGCCCCGGAGGCCCGTTTCCCCCCGATGGGGGCCAAGATTGAAGACCTGCTGTCCATCAGCTGCCCCGCGGAGCTGCCGGCTGGCCCTTCCAGCAGACTATACACCACGGGGGCCTACGATGCTTTCCCGCTGGCCCCGGGTGACTTAGGGGAGGGAACCGAGAGCCTCCCGGGGCTCCTGACCCCTactagtggggagggagggagtagcGGCGAAGGCGCAGAGTTTCTAGATGGTACGCAGCCTGAGCTTTCCCCGCTGGGCCTTCGCAGCGCCGGGGCGGACTTCCCAAAACCTCTGGTGGCGGACCTCCCCGGGAGCAGTGGCGTGCCTGAGCCTCCAGGACCGCCGCCGGTCCCATTCCCCACAGCCAAGGCGCGGCGCAAGGGGCGCCGAGGCGGCAAGTGCAGCGCACGCTGCTTCTGCCCTCGGCCGCACGCCAAGGCATTTGCTTGCCCGGTGGAGAGCTGTGTGCGCAGCTTTGCGCGCTCTGACGAGCTCAACCGCCACCTGCGCATCCACACGGGCCACAAGCCGTTCCAGTGCCGCATCTGCCTCCGCAACTTCAGCCGCAGCGACCACCTTACCACACACGTGCGCACCCACACAGGCGAGAAGCCCTTTGCCTGCGACGTGTGCGGCCGCCGCTTCGCGCGCAGCGATGAGAAGAAACGGCACAGCAAGGTGCACCTCAAGCAGAAGGCGCGCGCCGAGGAGCGGCTCAAGGGCCTTGGCTTTTACTCGTTGGGCCTCTCCTTCGCTGCGCTGTGAGGGTGAAATGGGTTTGCACATTGGGGCGCCGCAGTCCGGCGCGCACGAGAAaacctgcccacccctccccgctcctctgcccactttcttCCGGCACGCCCTAGGGCGGGCCTCTGGTCCGGCTTCTAGTTCCCTTGAAGCGCCCGCCGCACACTCTCCGTACAGCACTAGCTCCATGGACAGCTCCCGCGGTCCGGGCGCTGTCTTCCGAGTCAGCCGCGCTTTGGAGGGAAGTTCTCTCAGGCCACCCACTGAGTAGGCACTTCCCTGGGACTTAAGACACTCTTTTGTAATGGCGCACGCCCCACGCCCTCTCCTAGACCCCCAGAGACGGGTAGGGGCAGAGCCGAGCTGGTCTCGCGCGGGATTTTGTACAGCAATGTCGTTTTCAGCAGCCGTTGGTTGTAACGTTTTGCTTTGgggttatttccttttttgttgtcgTTAATTTTTGTAAAGCAGACGCTACTCTCAAGCAGTTGACAAAACTGTTTATTTTTGCAATTAAAATTATTGTGCTAAAAGCTTACTGAATCTGCCATCCAAGCTCCTGACCATTTCCCCACCCACTCCCCCAGGAGTATATGTGCCAGAAGAGAAGGGAGATCCTCACGCTCATGGCATCATTACACACCTACCGTCAGGCACTTTGGTACgtggtaggcattcaataaatgtgtacTGAATTAACAAATGAATTTAATCACAGCTGACCTAAGGGTTCAAGGTGTTTCTGGAACTTTCAGAGTGGTTGAGAGGCTTAGGTATTAAACATTGTGCATATATTATCCTCCTCAGTCCTCACAATCCTGAGTGCAGCATGGGGAAGCAAAGTACATAACTTGCTGGGTAACCCAGCTAGGAACAGACAGGGTCAAACTCAgatctgtctggctccaaagccagtGCTTTTTTTCCCAACCCCAGAATGGCGGCACCTCAGCTTATCAGCACTGTTTGGAAAGGCATCCAAGAGGTGAAATAGATTTGGCAACTAGAGGGAGCTCCAGGCAGTAGCAACAGCAGCAAAAGACTGCAGTATTTCAGTGCTGTTTGTGAACACCCAGAGCTTTGGGTATCACAGAGGCTCCAGCCAGTGCCTGTGCATCTGTATGAGAATCACATGCTGTCAGGCCCAAAAGGGACTCAGCATTCAGCTAGACCGTTGATGGGCAGAGCCAAGCCCAGTAAGAAGAGGGTGCTTGCCAGAGGCTGCTTTTCCCACAGCAGCCCATTTACCATCTAGTCAAGCACTGGCCACAGCCCCTTTTCCCTAACTCTCCTTCCAGATGAAACTTCCATGGCTTTTCAGGGCGGGGGGCAGGTGGTGGAGCTAGGAGGGTGGTGAGGAAAGTATGATCCTGTGATGGGGAAAGTGGGGAATGGGTGAaactcccccccacacacacactttactcCCTAAACTCCCAACCCAAAAGCTTTTACTCTTTCTGGCGATCTTGGGTAGACGCTGGAGCATTAAAAGCCTGCTGTGCTCCCATCTCTCCTCCCCAACAGCTCCTCTCTGCTAAGGAAAGGATAGAGCCTGTCTGGGGGCTTCATTCTTTTCTGAGCTGAGCTATTCTTGAATTAAGAGAGTTCTACAGCCCTAGGATGCCAGATCAACCCAGCTTCTAATCCTTTGGCTACTTCATCCCTTCACTCTCAGATGTGCTCACCCTCCACCCCCACAGTCCATTTGACCAGAGACAAAATTATCAATTCAATTATCAGTGAATTCCACCCATTTTTCTCCCTGAGTGGTAAGTGCTTTCATGTGGTTGAGTACCTTGCATCTAATAAACCAATTTGTGGTAAAGCATTCAATACTACCTCTTCTAGGAGAGTTAACATTTTAATAGAGTAGCCTATAGAGGGCAATGTTTAACCCCGTAGTGAGGCTCAAATGATGGACCATCAGGCACTGTAATAGGGAAGTGGTAGATTCATGGAGACATAAGACGATGATGACTCTCATTATCTTACTATTTAAGTGACCACACCTTTCACTTATAGGCATGGACCACCTGACTTCACTTTCCATGCAGAATAGGGTAAGAAAGAGCATAAAGGCCCAGATTTCAAGCAACTGGTCCCAAACCACACAACCTGAACAAAAGAAGAAGGGCAGACAGGCTGTAGGTGGGTGGTGTCTAACCGGTCCACCCTTGCCCCCTTGAGCAGCGTCCCATCAAGTACTATCAGCTCTGTTGTGCCCCACCTTGTCCTCATACCTACCTAGGCCTAAAATCACTGATGAGAAAATTGCACCCCAAAGAAGTGACTTCGTAGTGGTGCTGGTACCAGGGCCCAGCCTGGTTCTACAACTCCCAGCTGAGAAGTCCCTCCTATTACTCCCAAGGGAAACTGCTCCATTTACTGGAACTTCCCCTAGGGATTTTGATGGAAAAGAATGTTAGGCCAGAGAtggaaagaattaaataaaacaatcagAAAATCGTCCCAAACCCAGGACCCAAACATAACCGGGGACTAACAGAGAGCTCATTTTCTTTACTTGCTCCTATTTTTTATCTGGTCCTCAAAATGTTGTTTTCTCAGACTTAGTTCTGAGCCCCCTCCTTCCCCATTTCCACACTCTTCTTGGAGATCACATGAATTCCTAGGCTTTCAGCTATCACTGATGCATGGATGACTTCTAAGCCAGCCAGCCCTCATCTCTACTCCAGCTGAAGCCCATGGTTCTGACTAATGAACACCTCCATATGGGGATGTTCACCACAATTTCAAATACAATCTGTCTAAAATCAAATCATCCTTCCATATACCCAGTTTATGCTAAAGGCGACCATCATTTGTTTGGTTCCCCAAAATCACCTAAATAactacagttctttttttttgtttgattgtttgtttgtttttttgcgttacgcgggcctctcactgttgtggcctctcccgtcgcggagcacaggctccggacgcgcaggctcagcggccatggctcacgggcccagccgctccgcggcatgtgggatcctcccagactggggcacgaacccacgtcccctgcatcggcaggcggactcccaaccactgcgccaccagggaagcccactacagTTCTTCTGTAGGATTCATTTTTTACCCCTCTTTCCCCCACATCCAGGCTGTCACTCAGACTTACTGGATCTTATTGAAGTGCTAAAGGGTCTTATCTACTCTAATTCATGGTACATTGTTTCCTTTTACATACTGTAATTTTCAGTTTGTGAGCTCATCTTAATTTTCAGTGAGTGGGGGTTTACCTGGTCAGTAATATTCTGTAGGCTGGGTTGAGGGTATGTTTCTCCTGAGTAGTTTTGTGCTTGCTTCTGCCAGGCATTCCAGGAATATCAACTGACGAAGACCAATCTTTATGTTCATTTCTTGACTTGGGCTTCTTGTACTATGTAGGTGTTGTGAGTTTAAACTCTAACTCAAGTAGTTATAAATTCTCAGAGGGAACTCCCCCTTTTCCACCCAGGGCCCAGGTCAGGACAGACAAGCAATATGGGAAGGTACTCCTTCCCCATACTTCCTGGGGTTAGTCACAGCACATCTTGAGCTTACATTTGTCGGTCTCAGTTCCCTTGTTTTGGTCCAAGtagattttcttccctttcttgcaAGCTCAGCTAAGCATTTCAGATGTCTGTTATGTTTTGTGAATCAGTCCATGCATTCTTGAGGGACTTTGGTTTATTCCACAGTATTGCTGAAAACTAAAGCCAGAAGATATTgattcctcttttaaaatatttcccccaTTTATCCTCTCTGTTCCTATTGCCAGCACCTCAGTCCATTCCACCCCTTCCACATACGCAAACACTTTGGCTATGACAATCACATAATAGTTGGAAGGAGCTTACAAGAACATCCTGTCTGACCCCTCATTGTACAGagtaggaaactgaggcccaagaagTTTGGGATTTTCTTAAGGGGACACAGATGATGAGAGACTGAAGTGGGCCTTGAACTTGGGCTTTCCAGTTCCAAGACCAGTGCATATCCATATATCCACTTGTTTCACAAGTATTACTGAGTGCCTACCATATGTTGGGCCCATGGTTCCCAACTTTTTTACTTTCTAGTGCACCTGAGGAGTTCGATACACGCACATCAGTAACAAAGCCTCACTCAAATCCTGACTCTCACCCTGGAGAGACAGGGAAGAGTAATAAGAATCTTGATGAGGCAGGATATGGGGGAGAGTTTGACAAAGCAACCCAGAgtgctccttcctccctcttcaccCCAACCTCTGTGCCCTGTTTGAAACAAGCCTGCACTACACCAAACTGCTTCCTGTGGTCCCTCTGCctccattctctctccttccGTTTCATACTACACAGCACTACTGATGTAATTTCCCTAAACCATTATTCGTAGTGTTTTATCCCAAACTGACCACAATTTCCACCTTCCTACAAAAAATACATTGCAGTTAAAGCCCTCCATATCTGATACAAACTTATCACCCACCCTCCTCTGTAGTCTCTCCCTTTGCTCTGTGCTCATTCCTCCCCCCTACGTATTGTCCAAATCCTCCTACCGTTGAGCTCCTTCAAGGGCAAGAGGCCTTGTCTGATCATCCACATGTGTGGCCACCATATCACTAGGCCTTCTGCCCAGCACACCTTAAGTGCTTAATTATTGGGTTGATTGGTTGGctaaaaggagaggagaaaaagagaaggggaaagaggaaggaaggaaggtggttGGAGAGCATGAAACTGGGAAAGGATCAGGAGGGAGACGGGAAGAAGCAAGATCGAGGCACCGATGCAATCCATGGGGTTCCATGAGTAGGACCACACTCCTGGATGGTCTGTGCCTGTCTAATTCTTCCAGAGCCCATGATTCTCTC includes:
- the EGR4 gene encoding early growth response protein 4 isoform X1; this encodes MLHLSEFSGPDALLVKSTEGCCSESSTELTRLPARDPPAAAGYPGAGDFLSWALSSCGAGGDLADSCFLEGPAPTPPPGLSYSGSFFIQAVPEHPHDPEALFNLMSGILGLAPFPGAEAAASRSPLDASFPAGSDALLPGPPDLFSPDLGATVFPEAFWEASPSAGAPSQCLYEPHLSPPDVKPGLRAPPASPALDTASAFKGPYAPWELLSAGAPGSCGSQGGYQGAPEARFPPMGAKIEDLLSISCPAELPAGPSSRLYTTGAYDAFPLAPGDLGEGTESLPGLLTPTSGEGGSSGEGAEFLDGTQPELSPLGLRSAGADFPKPLVADLPGSSGVPEPPGPPPVPFPTAKARRKGRRGGKCSARCFCPRPHAKAFACPVESCVRSFARSDELNRHLRIHTGHKPFQCRICLRNFSRSDHLTTHVRTHTGEKPFACDVCGRRFARSDEKKRHSKVHLKQKARAEERLKGLGFYSLGLSFAAL
- the EGR4 gene encoding early growth response protein 4 isoform X2, translated to MLHLSEFSGPDALLVKSTEGCCSESSTELTRLPARDPPAAAGYPGGDFLSWALSSCGAGGDLADSCFLEGPAPTPPPGLSYSGSFFIQAVPEHPHDPEALFNLMSGILGLAPFPGAEAAASRSPLDASFPAGSDALLPGPPDLFSPDLGATVFPEAFWEASPSAGAPSQCLYEPHLSPPDVKPGLRAPPASPALDTASAFKGPYAPWELLSAGAPGSCGSQGGYQGAPEARFPPMGAKIEDLLSISCPAELPAGPSSRLYTTGAYDAFPLAPGDLGEGTESLPGLLTPTSGEGGSSGEGAEFLDGTQPELSPLGLRSAGADFPKPLVADLPGSSGVPEPPGPPPVPFPTAKARRKGRRGGKCSARCFCPRPHAKAFACPVESCVRSFARSDELNRHLRIHTGHKPFQCRICLRNFSRSDHLTTHVRTHTGEKPFACDVCGRRFARSDEKKRHSKVHLKQKARAEERLKGLGFYSLGLSFAAL